The stretch of DNA CTTTTGAAGAAGCTCGCTCAGCTGATAAAAATGCGGTCGCCCATTGCGAGCTATGGATTTGTCACTGAATGAGTAAAAAATTTCCTTCACCATCTCGTTTTCAAGGAAGGTCGTATTGATATTGTCACGGGCCTTCGCAACAAAGCGTTCGAAGTGATAGCGAAAAATAAGCTCCCGGATCCATACCGTCTGACTCACGTGACGCGTCTTGCGAAAAATACCTTCACCTTCCGCCAAAGGCAGATCGTAGAACGCCCAGGTCCTGTCGCGCAGGGCCCGGTCGGGGAACAGCAGCGAAAATTCCGCGTGGGGCGAGACGGATTTGATATAAACCTGCTGCTGCCCCGGCAGGACCACCAGCTCCTTGCTGTCGCTCACGATTTTTTTGGGCAGGGAATCCGCTTCGATCTGAAGGACAGCCGACTTCATGGCCGCAATAATGACTGGCCGCTCCATCCGCGGCAGCTCAAAGGTGAAGTCCAAACCACGAAAATAGGCGAAGCCCATCTGGCCATTCAAATCCTGGAAAGACTCCAGAATGTAGCCCTCAACGAGGCGAATGATACGAGTTTGAGCCATTTTGTGACCTGTTCAGCACAAAGTTTGACACTCTCAGCAAAGTCGCTGCAACACTCGGCTTCAAAACTGCTTTGTTTTTCCTCACAGTTTCTGGACCGCTTCATATATCTACGATACGTGACCATCCATAAAAAGGGTAAACATCATGTCGGAGAGGCAACTGATGGAACA from Oligoflexus sp. encodes:
- a CDS encoding AraC family transcriptional regulator codes for the protein MAQTRIIRLVEGYILESFQDLNGQMGFAYFRGLDFTFELPRMERPVIIAAMKSAVLQIEADSLPKKIVSDSKELVVLPGQQQVYIKSVSPHAEFSLLFPDRALRDRTWAFYDLPLAEGEGIFRKTRHVSQTVWIRELIFRYHFERFVAKARDNINTTFLENEMVKEIFYSFSDKSIARNGRPHFYQLSELLQKTVAYMESHLGEEVDLERLAYMAGASKSTLVRAFNKELGCSPAKFLWNRRLAEAKILLETKELSVNAVSELVGFMNPASFTRAFKRAYGQTPRELAEAPAPNEKQGVKLSL